Proteins encoded in a region of the Planococcus citri chromosome 1, ihPlaCitr1.1, whole genome shotgun sequence genome:
- the Nep1 gene encoding neprilysin-1 isoform X5, protein MILILFISLIFNTSQIHTSKKNGPRICLTQECVKTAAFLLTGMDQSVDPCDDFFEYACGMWNKIHVIPEDRSSITTFEVLADQLQHVLRRLLEEPINNRDNSATRKAKMVYKSCINTSEIKLNGEKRMKELVNSFGGWPVADKRWTSRANFSMEELLGQLKKELNEGILFEVWVGPDDKNSSLHVIQMDQLQLGLPGRDYFLKNTSDGTLTAYYNYMVTVATLYGADQQDAVKEMKDVLDFEIRLASISRPATVDRRIFFQITVPETDRQDTSEIYTKLTLSELKTKVPEINWSQYFYQILFTMLKDDEPIVFYSLPYYIKLNKVLATTNHRVVQNYAIWRLLMNNILPHMTNGYQQACLAFKKVLLGISSERNRWSQCVEWTNKRLGMAVGALFIQENFNPDSKESAVEMIRNIREAFNELLDENEWMDEETKKLAREKAEAMNERIGYPEILTQFEELDVEYQKLNVTHQHFFRNMFNVLQFECSRNMDKLRKPVDRDKWTTEPAVVNAFYSPNKNDIVFPAGILQPFFYSKYFPKSVNYGGIGVVIGHEMTHGFDDRGRLFDKSGNMKEWWNNATIQAFKKQIQCIINQYSDYKIDEINLYLNGHLTVGENIADNGGLKQSFRAYQKYVERFGDEPLLPGLNLTHEQLFFLNYGQIWCGSMRPEEALAKLRSSSHSPGKFRVIGPLSNSHDFAKAFDCPPNTRMNPTKKCVVW, encoded by the exons CTGCATTTTTACTCACTGGAATGGATCAAAGTGTAGACCCTTGCgacgattttttcgaatacgCTTGTGGAATGTGGAATAAGATACATGTGATACCCGAAGACAGAAGTAGTATAACAACGTTCGAAGTATTGGCTGATCAATTGCAACATGTATTGAGAA GATTGCTCGAAGAACCGATAAATAATAGAGACAATTCGGCGACCAGGAAAGCGAAAATGGTGTACAAGTCGTGCATTAATAcat CCGAAATTAAATTGAATGGCGAGAAACGAATGAAAGAATTAGTGAACTCGTTCGGCGGTTGGCCGGTTGCTGATAAGAGATGGACGAGTCGAGCAAACTTTTCTATGGAGGAATTGTTGGGACAATTGAAAAAAGAGTTGAATGAGGGTATCCTGTTTGAAGTTTGGGTTGGTCCTGATGATAAAAATTCTTCGCTTCATGTGATACAA atGGATCAACTTCAACTTGGTCTCCCAGGAAGAGATTACTTCTTGAAAAACACCAGCGATGGCACCTTAACTGCATATTATAATTATATGGTCACTGTAGCAACTTTATACGGAGCTGATCAACAAGATGCTGTGAAAGAAATGAAAGatgtcttggattttgaaatacGTCTAGCTAGT ATTTCACGACCGGCAACTGTTGATCGTCGTATATTTTTCCAGATTACAGTTCCGGAAACTGATCGCCAAGATACTAGCGAAATATACACCAAATTAACGTTATCCGAGTTGAAGACCAAAGTACCTGAAATTAACTGGAgtcaatatttttatcaaattttgttcactATGTTGAAAGATGACGAACCGattgttttttattctttaccgtattacataaaattgaacaaagttCTGGCGACTACAAATCACAG AGTAGTTCAAAATTATGCGATTTGGAGATTACTCATGAATAATATCCTTCCACATATGACAAATGGTTATCAACAGGCGTGTCtagcttttaaaaaagtattacTCGGGATATCAAGTGAAAGAAATCGATGGAGTCAATGTGTAGAATGGACAAATAAAAGACTAGGCATGGCAGTAGGAGCTCTTTTCATACAAGAAAACTTTAATCCCGATAGTAAA GAATCAGCTGTGGAAATGATTCGCAATATTCGCGAAGCGTTTAACGAATTATTGGATGAAAACGAATGGATGGATGAAGAGACGAAAAAGTTAGCTCGAGAGAAAGCAGAAGCAATGAATGAGAGAATCGGTTATCCAGAGATTCTTACTCAATTTGAAGAATTAGATGTTGAGTATCAAAAA TTAAATGTGACTCatcagcatttttttcgaaatatgttTAACGTTTTGCAATTTGAATGTTCTCGTAATATGGATAAACTTCGTAAACCAGTAGATAGAGATAAATGGACCACTGAACCAGCTGTTGTGAATGCGTTTTACAGCCCAAACAAAAATGACATAg TTTTTCCTGCTGGTATTTTACAACCTTTCTTTTACagcaaatattttccaaaatctgtAAATTACGGTGGCATTGGCGTTGTTATTGGACATGAAATGACGCACGGTTTCGATGACCGAG GTCGATTATTCGACAAAAGTGGCAATATGAAAGAATGGTGGAACAATGCTACGATACAAGCATTCAAGAAGCAAATCCAATGCATCATAAATCAATATTCGGATTACAAAATTGATGAGATCAATTTGTATTTAAATGGACATTTAACGGTGGGTGAAAACATAGCAGATAATGGAGGCTTGAAACAATCATTCAGA GCTTACCAAAAATACGTAGAACGATTTGGAGACGAGCCATTACTTCCTGGTTTGAATCTAACTCACGAGCAATTATTCTTTTTGAATTACGGACAAATCTGGTGCGGATCTATGAGACCCGAAGAAGCATTGGCTAAACTAAGATCTTCTTCTCATTCTCCTGGTAAATTCAGAGTAATTGGTCCTTTATCCAATTCGCATGATTTTGCAAAAGCATTCGATTGTCCTCCAAATACTAGAATGAATCCTACAAAGAAATGTGTGGTATGGTAA
- the Nep1 gene encoding neprilysin-1 isoform X4 yields MLSVVLVFSAAILRHKNSFETTENGPRICLTQECVKTAAFLLTGMDQSVDPCDDFFEYACGMWNKIHVIPEDRSSITTFEVLADQLQHVLRRLLEEPINNRDNSATRKAKMVYKSCINTSEIKLNGEKRMKELVNSFGGWPVADKRWTSRANFSMEELLGQLKKELNEGILFEVWVGPDDKNSSLHVIQMDQLQLGLPGRDYFLKNTSDGTLTAYYNYMVTVATLYGADQQDAVKEMKDVLDFEIRLASISRPATVDRRIFFQITVPETDRQDTSEIYTKLTLSELKTKVPEINWSQYFYQILFTMLKDDEPIVFYSLPYYIKLNKVLATTNHRVVQNYAIWRLLMNNILPHMTNGYQQACLAFKKVLLGISSERNRWSQCVEWTNKRLGMAVGALFIQENFNPDSKESAVEMIRNIREAFNELLDENEWMDEETKKLAREKAEAMNERIGYPEILTQFEELDVEYQKLNVTHQHFFRNMFNVLQFECSRNMDKLRKPVDRDKWTTEPAVVNAFYSPNKNDIVFPAGILQPFFYSKYFPKSVNYGGIGVVIGHEMTHGFDDRGRLFDKSGNMKEWWNNATIQAFKKQIQCIINQYSDYKIDEINLYLNGHLTVGENIADNGGLKQSFRAYQKYVERFGDEPLLPGLNLTHEQLFFLNYGQIWCGSMRPEEALAKLRSSSHSPGKFRVIGPLSNSHDFAKAFDCPPNTRMNPTKKCVVW; encoded by the exons CTGCATTTTTACTCACTGGAATGGATCAAAGTGTAGACCCTTGCgacgattttttcgaatacgCTTGTGGAATGTGGAATAAGATACATGTGATACCCGAAGACAGAAGTAGTATAACAACGTTCGAAGTATTGGCTGATCAATTGCAACATGTATTGAGAA GATTGCTCGAAGAACCGATAAATAATAGAGACAATTCGGCGACCAGGAAAGCGAAAATGGTGTACAAGTCGTGCATTAATAcat CCGAAATTAAATTGAATGGCGAGAAACGAATGAAAGAATTAGTGAACTCGTTCGGCGGTTGGCCGGTTGCTGATAAGAGATGGACGAGTCGAGCAAACTTTTCTATGGAGGAATTGTTGGGACAATTGAAAAAAGAGTTGAATGAGGGTATCCTGTTTGAAGTTTGGGTTGGTCCTGATGATAAAAATTCTTCGCTTCATGTGATACAA atGGATCAACTTCAACTTGGTCTCCCAGGAAGAGATTACTTCTTGAAAAACACCAGCGATGGCACCTTAACTGCATATTATAATTATATGGTCACTGTAGCAACTTTATACGGAGCTGATCAACAAGATGCTGTGAAAGAAATGAAAGatgtcttggattttgaaatacGTCTAGCTAGT ATTTCACGACCGGCAACTGTTGATCGTCGTATATTTTTCCAGATTACAGTTCCGGAAACTGATCGCCAAGATACTAGCGAAATATACACCAAATTAACGTTATCCGAGTTGAAGACCAAAGTACCTGAAATTAACTGGAgtcaatatttttatcaaattttgttcactATGTTGAAAGATGACGAACCGattgttttttattctttaccgtattacataaaattgaacaaagttCTGGCGACTACAAATCACAG AGTAGTTCAAAATTATGCGATTTGGAGATTACTCATGAATAATATCCTTCCACATATGACAAATGGTTATCAACAGGCGTGTCtagcttttaaaaaagtattacTCGGGATATCAAGTGAAAGAAATCGATGGAGTCAATGTGTAGAATGGACAAATAAAAGACTAGGCATGGCAGTAGGAGCTCTTTTCATACAAGAAAACTTTAATCCCGATAGTAAA GAATCAGCTGTGGAAATGATTCGCAATATTCGCGAAGCGTTTAACGAATTATTGGATGAAAACGAATGGATGGATGAAGAGACGAAAAAGTTAGCTCGAGAGAAAGCAGAAGCAATGAATGAGAGAATCGGTTATCCAGAGATTCTTACTCAATTTGAAGAATTAGATGTTGAGTATCAAAAA TTAAATGTGACTCatcagcatttttttcgaaatatgttTAACGTTTTGCAATTTGAATGTTCTCGTAATATGGATAAACTTCGTAAACCAGTAGATAGAGATAAATGGACCACTGAACCAGCTGTTGTGAATGCGTTTTACAGCCCAAACAAAAATGACATAg TTTTTCCTGCTGGTATTTTACAACCTTTCTTTTACagcaaatattttccaaaatctgtAAATTACGGTGGCATTGGCGTTGTTATTGGACATGAAATGACGCACGGTTTCGATGACCGAG GTCGATTATTCGACAAAAGTGGCAATATGAAAGAATGGTGGAACAATGCTACGATACAAGCATTCAAGAAGCAAATCCAATGCATCATAAATCAATATTCGGATTACAAAATTGATGAGATCAATTTGTATTTAAATGGACATTTAACGGTGGGTGAAAACATAGCAGATAATGGAGGCTTGAAACAATCATTCAGA GCTTACCAAAAATACGTAGAACGATTTGGAGACGAGCCATTACTTCCTGGTTTGAATCTAACTCACGAGCAATTATTCTTTTTGAATTACGGACAAATCTGGTGCGGATCTATGAGACCCGAAGAAGCATTGGCTAAACTAAGATCTTCTTCTCATTCTCCTGGTAAATTCAGAGTAATTGGTCCTTTATCCAATTCGCATGATTTTGCAAAAGCATTCGATTGTCCTCCAAATACTAGAATGAATCCTACAAAGAAATGTGTGGTATGGTAA